In one window of Chitinophagales bacterium DNA:
- the crcB gene encoding fluoride efflux transporter CrcB: MESIARIPMSLLKNILLVAAGGMTGSVLRYLVSTLVKHESFPSATLIVNLTGSLLIGLIMGYLAQKHHLGDWRLFLATGICGGFTTFSAFSWESIQLLEQQRFGTFISYSVLTLIGGFTATFLGYWLMKQYQ; the protein is encoded by the coding sequence ATGGAAAGCATTGCCCGCATTCCCATGAGCTTATTGAAAAATATATTACTGGTGGCCGCAGGCGGTATGACAGGTTCTGTATTGCGGTATCTGGTAAGTACACTCGTCAAACATGAAAGCTTTCCCAGCGCAACACTAATCGTTAACCTCACCGGCTCTCTGCTCATTGGTTTAATCATGGGCTATCTGGCACAGAAACACCATCTGGGCGATTGGCGACTCTTTCTGGCAACCGGTATCTGCGGTGGTTTTACCACTTTCTCTGCTTTTTCCTGGGAGAGCATACAATTACTGGAGCAACAAAGATTCGGCACGTTTATCTCTTATAGTGTGCTAACTTTAATAGGCGGTTTTACCGCAACTTTTCTGGGTTACTGGCTTATGAAACAATATCAATGA
- a CDS encoding inorganic diphosphatase, producing MLTVLHPWHGIHPGANAPRVVNTIIEIPQGSRCKYEIDKDSGLLKLDRVIYSSFYYPINYGFIPQTYGGDKDPLDILVITSLAVQPLTLMEAKVIGVMQMVDSGDADDKLIAVAAHDPSVNHYNNIEELQPHFFEELRHFFEEYKKLENKTVVVEEFGDKTSALKIVTEAIDYYKEVFGKKA from the coding sequence ATGTTAACCGTATTACATCCCTGGCATGGCATCCACCCCGGAGCCAACGCCCCAAGAGTCGTGAACACCATTATTGAAATACCACAAGGTTCACGTTGCAAATATGAAATTGATAAGGACAGTGGTTTATTGAAATTAGACAGGGTTATCTATTCTTCATTCTACTACCCCATTAATTACGGCTTTATTCCGCAAACCTATGGAGGTGATAAGGACCCGTTGGACATCCTTGTTATTACTTCCTTGGCTGTACAACCACTCACCCTCATGGAAGCCAAAGTAATTGGCGTGATGCAGATGGTAGACAGTGGTGATGCAGATGATAAACTGATAGCAGTTGCTGCACACGATCCTTCTGTGAACCATTATAACAATATTGAAGAATTGCAACCCCATTTCTTTGAAGAACTGAGACATTTCTTTGAAGAGTACAAGAAACTCGAGAACAAAACCGTAGTAGTGGAAGAGTTTGGAGATAAAACTTCTGCATTAAAAATTGTAACCGAAGCTATCGACTATTACAAAGAAGTTTTCGGCAAAAAAGCATGA
- a CDS encoding sulfite exporter TauE/SafE family protein translates to MIKMDTNTILLLLITGLAAGMLSGLIGIGGGILIVPALVYLLAFSQKAAQGNSLAILLLPVGLLGVIQYYKQGYVDWRVVGLVALGFALGSYFGSKLALSLSDLMLKKVFAIILLLLSLKMLFLDKPKKTAETLPGQSEKIHKT, encoded by the coding sequence ATGATCAAAATGGATACCAATACCATCCTGCTACTGCTGATTACCGGATTGGCAGCGGGCATGCTTAGTGGACTGATTGGCATTGGTGGGGGTATCCTCATTGTGCCAGCATTGGTTTACCTTCTGGCATTCTCTCAGAAAGCAGCACAGGGGAATTCGCTGGCCATCTTGCTATTACCCGTAGGTTTATTAGGCGTTATTCAATATTACAAACAAGGTTATGTGGATTGGAGAGTAGTTGGGCTGGTAGCATTGGGCTTTGCGCTGGGTAGTTACTTCGGTAGTAAATTGGCGTTATCCTTATCAGACCTCATGTTGAAAAAGGTTTTTGCCATAATTCTGCTCCTGCTTTCCTTAAAAATGCTGTTTCTGGATAAGCCTAAGAAAACCGCAGAAACACTGCCTGGCCAGTCTGAAAAAATCCATAAAACCTGA
- a CDS encoding C40 family peptidase has product MEYAACIVPVAPLYTAAQPTAEMCSQLLFGETVQLLETSHTFSRIRLLFDGYEGWCLSNQLEPIDEIPALRQTNLLNGDLWREISFQEQPMQMPFGAPLNLFDHGKAQIGRYQVVYEGRFWNSSMAHENKETIRWVADKYLNAPYLWGGRSPLGIDCSGFVQQVYRFMGIQLPRDAYQQAELGDSIGFLQEAHCGDLAFFDNPEGRIVHVGLLLNDHQVMHAYGRVRIDYIDHQGIVNSESGERTHRLRIIKRLHKVLETEYDV; this is encoded by the coding sequence ATGGAATATGCTGCTTGTATTGTACCTGTTGCCCCCCTGTATACAGCTGCGCAACCAACTGCTGAAATGTGCAGTCAGTTATTATTTGGTGAAACTGTACAGCTTTTAGAAACTAGTCATACTTTTTCAAGAATCCGTTTATTGTTCGATGGCTATGAAGGTTGGTGCCTTAGCAATCAACTTGAACCAATAGATGAAATACCGGCCTTACGCCAAACCAATTTGCTAAATGGTGATCTCTGGCGAGAAATTAGTTTTCAGGAACAGCCGATGCAGATGCCTTTTGGCGCACCATTGAATTTATTTGATCATGGAAAGGCGCAGATTGGACGCTATCAGGTTGTTTATGAGGGCCGATTCTGGAATAGTTCTATGGCGCACGAGAATAAAGAAACTATCCGATGGGTTGCGGATAAATATTTGAATGCACCTTATCTCTGGGGCGGACGATCACCATTGGGCATAGACTGCAGTGGCTTTGTGCAGCAGGTCTATCGTTTTATGGGTATTCAACTGCCACGTGATGCATATCAACAAGCAGAACTTGGTGATAGTATTGGTTTTCTCCAGGAAGCCCATTGTGGTGATCTGGCTTTTTTTGATAATCCAGAAGGGCGTATCGTGCACGTAGGTTTGTTATTGAATGATCATCAGGTAATGCATGCTTATGGTCGCGTGCGCATTGATTATATAGATCATCAGGGTATTGTAAATAGTGAATCTGGTGAACGCACACATCGGTTAAGGATTATTAAGCGATTACACAAAGTGTTGGAAACAGAATATGATGTATAG
- a CDS encoding sigma-70 family RNA polymerase sigma factor → MTDTELLWQFKQSSDNAWLGILLQRYTMLLLGVCMKYLKDEQAAKDAVQQVFLKAITELEKYEVAYFKSWLYMIARNHCLMQLRDRNIHLPVEEQKSLVYEETDKQLHTFKDTSLHTMEACLEELNDAQRTCVTLFYLQQKSYQEVADTTGYSLLQVKSHIQNGKRNLRLLIEQKMKQG, encoded by the coding sequence ATGACTGATACAGAATTGCTTTGGCAATTCAAGCAAAGCAGTGATAATGCATGGCTGGGTATTCTCCTGCAACGATATACCATGCTATTGCTCGGCGTATGCATGAAATATCTGAAAGATGAACAAGCCGCTAAGGATGCAGTACAGCAAGTCTTTTTAAAAGCCATCACTGAATTGGAAAAATATGAAGTGGCATATTTCAAGAGCTGGTTATACATGATTGCACGCAATCATTGTCTGATGCAATTACGCGACAGAAACATCCACCTGCCTGTTGAAGAACAGAAAAGCCTGGTGTATGAAGAAACAGACAAACAGCTCCATACTTTCAAGGATACATCTTTGCACACCATGGAAGCATGTCTGGAAGAATTGAACGATGCACAAAGAACCTGTGTAACTTTATTTTACCTTCAACAAAAGAGTTATCAGGAAGTAGCGGATACAACCGGCTATAGTTTATTACAAGTGAAAAGTCATATCCAGAATGGCAAAAGGAACTTACGTTTGTTGATAGAACAAAAAATGAAACAAGGCTGA
- a CDS encoding cupin domain-containing protein has product MSAHVIQELVQTYGLLPHPEGGYYKETYRSKDTVASGSGMIRFGGERSMSTAIYFLITAGNFSAFHRIKSDEIWHFYTGGALMVHVLYEDGRYEQIKVGNNPAAGEVFQAVVPAGAWFASECAPERDFSFVGCTVSPGFDFADFELAYADVLMKSFPEQAALIQRLCRQ; this is encoded by the coding sequence ATGTCTGCGCATGTTATACAGGAATTGGTTCAAACATATGGTTTATTGCCGCATCCGGAAGGGGGCTATTATAAAGAAACCTATCGTTCAAAAGATACTGTAGCAAGTGGCAGTGGCATGATTCGCTTCGGGGGCGAAAGATCCATGTCCACTGCCATTTATTTTCTGATTACCGCAGGTAATTTTTCTGCATTCCATCGCATTAAAAGTGATGAAATCTGGCATTTCTATACAGGTGGTGCTTTGATGGTGCATGTGTTATATGAGGATGGTCGTTATGAGCAAATAAAGGTGGGGAATAATCCGGCAGCAGGAGAAGTCTTTCAGGCCGTGGTACCAGCCGGGGCTTGGTTTGCATCAGAGTGCGCACCTGAGAGGGATTTCAGTTTTGTGGGTTGTACCGTTTCGCCCGGTTTTGATTTTGCAGATTTTGAATTGGCCTATGCAGATGTATTAATGAAAAGCTTTCCTGAACAGGCAGCATTGATTCAGCGCTTATGCCGGCAATAA
- a CDS encoding response regulator — MSQQARILVVDDELPLLNNITSILELFGFQCIRANSGYEGLIQAIAEQPDLVVCDVMMPGIDGYGLLKMLRNYPATKNLPFIFLTALADVIDRKKGMEHGANAYLTKPFNTKELVDLVKLVLADPTQFRL, encoded by the coding sequence ATGAGTCAGCAAGCAAGAATATTGGTGGTAGATGATGAACTGCCTTTGCTGAACAATATCACGTCCATTTTAGAATTATTCGGCTTTCAATGTATCCGCGCCAATTCCGGATACGAAGGTTTGATACAAGCTATCGCAGAGCAACCCGATCTGGTGGTTTGTGATGTGATGATGCCCGGTATTGATGGTTATGGTTTACTGAAAATGCTGCGCAACTATCCTGCAACGAAAAATCTGCCTTTTATTTTTCTGACTGCTTTGGCTGATGTCATCGATCGTAAAAAGGGTATGGAACATGGGGCTAATGCTTATTTAACAAAACCCTTCAATACCAAGGAATTGGTTGATTTGGTCAAGTTGGTCTTAGCAGATCCAACACAGTTTCGTTTGTAA
- a CDS encoding PAS domain-containing sensor histidine kinase, protein MVNQEQTYLPGQSGEQYQFLLSLLNHPIFIENADRKAEFVNPAFCALLGPDFSPDKLLGADAKTLHMLMGMQCKHQEAYTNAVNEAVMSGKAETGVPTELKNGRFLHRDYFPYFSGEQLRAHIWIYQDVTPLHQGADSLKHERTQFMQVLSVIPADIAIFSPDHRYEFVNQSAVQDPGIRSWIIGKNDLEYCAYRGKPKELAEQRAQYFQQALTRKEVVSWEEVLRDAKGGEHYYERTFYPLLSETEEVASVLMFGLNITVRKQQEQQLAIAHQRYLKTLDNLNEAVLMADGELKTYFINDAWRGSFGKTLEQARNGIIFDLIALGNYEFYRQVFSVLSGFTENVQGRIDIKDKAGRKRWFKYKISPGMREGEQKGILATLNDITEQVHMEENLLEVVKKQKELNDLKSAFVNMVSHELRTPLAVISSGAEIMQMMLQAGRPKEDMEVYTQQIINEVEKMTAFMNDLLMVSKIEAGKIDFRPERVSLEQFIKELAAERYMPWKDGRQLSIQSKGLLREIGIDKKMFRHALQNVVENAFKYSSGKPAPRLHIRYSNTYCTISVADNGIGILSSDIKELFTSFTRGKNTGNIPGTGIGLVVVKYFIEQHGGFVAVKSKANEGAVFMIKIPYLPA, encoded by the coding sequence ATGGTAAACCAGGAGCAAACATATTTACCAGGTCAATCAGGAGAACAATACCAGTTTCTCCTTAGTTTGCTCAATCACCCCATATTTATCGAAAATGCTGATAGAAAAGCGGAGTTTGTGAACCCCGCTTTTTGCGCTTTGCTTGGGCCAGATTTTAGTCCGGATAAATTATTAGGTGCAGATGCCAAAACCCTGCATATGCTCATGGGCATGCAGTGTAAGCACCAGGAAGCATACACCAACGCAGTGAACGAAGCTGTGATGTCGGGTAAAGCTGAAACTGGTGTGCCTACCGAGTTAAAGAATGGGCGCTTTCTGCATCGAGATTATTTTCCTTATTTCTCAGGTGAGCAGCTAAGGGCCCATATCTGGATTTATCAGGATGTAACACCTTTACATCAGGGTGCAGACAGCCTGAAGCATGAGCGTACACAATTCATGCAGGTATTGTCCGTAATTCCAGCCGATATAGCAATTTTTTCGCCCGATCATCGTTATGAGTTTGTCAATCAATCTGCTGTGCAGGATCCCGGTATTCGTTCCTGGATCATAGGTAAGAACGATCTTGAATATTGTGCTTATCGCGGCAAGCCGAAAGAATTGGCAGAACAAAGGGCGCAATATTTCCAGCAGGCATTAACGCGTAAAGAAGTGGTAAGCTGGGAGGAAGTGCTCAGGGATGCAAAAGGAGGCGAGCATTATTATGAACGTACTTTTTATCCCCTGCTCTCTGAAACAGAAGAAGTAGCGTCGGTGCTCATGTTTGGGCTGAACATCACTGTTCGCAAGCAACAGGAGCAGCAACTGGCTATCGCACATCAGCGTTACTTGAAAACGCTGGATAACCTCAATGAAGCCGTGCTGATGGCAGATGGCGAACTCAAAACCTATTTCATTAATGATGCATGGCGTGGCAGCTTTGGTAAAACACTGGAGCAGGCGCGCAATGGAATTATTTTTGATCTGATTGCTTTAGGTAATTATGAGTTTTATCGTCAGGTATTTAGTGTGCTTTCCGGCTTTACAGAAAATGTGCAGGGCAGAATTGATATTAAAGACAAAGCAGGCCGCAAGCGCTGGTTTAAATATAAGATCAGTCCGGGCATGCGCGAAGGAGAACAAAAAGGTATTTTGGCAACATTGAACGATATAACGGAACAAGTGCATATGGAAGAAAACCTCTTAGAGGTAGTGAAGAAGCAGAAGGAGTTGAATGACCTCAAGTCTGCTTTCGTCAACATGGTGTCGCATGAATTGCGTACGCCACTGGCGGTGATTTCTTCCGGTGCAGAGATCATGCAGATGATGTTGCAGGCGGGTAGGCCGAAGGAAGACATGGAAGTGTATACCCAGCAAATTATCAATGAGGTGGAGAAGATGACTGCCTTCATGAATGATCTGCTGATGGTGAGTAAGATTGAAGCCGGTAAAATTGATTTTAGGCCAGAGCGTGTTTCACTGGAGCAGTTCATCAAAGAATTGGCAGCTGAGCGTTATATGCCTTGGAAGGATGGTCGTCAACTGAGCATTCAATCAAAAGGTTTGTTGCGTGAAATTGGTATCGATAAAAAGATGTTCCGCCATGCTTTACAGAATGTAGTGGAAAATGCATTTAAGTATTCATCTGGCAAACCTGCACCCAGATTACATATCCGTTACAGCAATACCTACTGTACAATTTCCGTAGCAGATAATGGTATTGGTATACTGTCAAGTGATATCAAAGAATTATTTACTTCGTTTACCCGCGGTAAGAACACGGGTAATATTCCAGGAACAGGGATTGGCTTAGTGGTGGTGAAATATTTTATTGAACAGCACGGTGGCTTTGTTGCTGTCAAGAGCAAAGCCAATGAAGGTGCTGTGTTCATGATTAAAATACCTTATTTACCAGCATGA
- a CDS encoding response regulator transcription factor: protein MITVGIIEDDPSLRFNLEGFIKMEKDLVITFSFNSVEAFLERRNDLQEPFIVFCDLGLPGISGLEGITYIRQIWSEAHLVVMTGNDDEDVIFDCIQRGANGYILKPFRIDELLNQINIIRNGGALIAPQVASKLFRRIQKPKDTQEDDMMNGLTAREKDVVNELLKGLTYKEIAFVLGISVTTVNDHLKNIYQKMGVRTKSELIAKVLKR, encoded by the coding sequence ATGATAACTGTAGGCATCATAGAAGACGACCCCTCATTACGGTTCAACCTGGAAGGATTCATTAAAATGGAAAAGGATCTTGTGATCACTTTTTCGTTCAATAGCGTAGAAGCGTTTTTAGAACGAAGAAATGATTTGCAGGAACCTTTTATTGTTTTCTGCGATCTCGGCCTGCCGGGTATCTCCGGTTTGGAAGGGATTACCTATATCCGTCAGATATGGTCTGAAGCCCATCTGGTGGTGATGACAGGAAACGATGATGAGGATGTGATCTTCGACTGTATCCAGCGAGGCGCCAACGGGTATATCCTCAAGCCTTTCCGGATTGATGAGTTGCTGAATCAGATCAATATCATCCGCAATGGCGGGGCCCTCATCGCACCGCAGGTGGCATCTAAGCTATTCAGAAGAATACAGAAGCCAAAAGATACACAGGAAGACGACATGATGAACGGCCTTACAGCACGTGAGAAAGATGTGGTGAATGAATTGCTGAAAGGGCTTACGTATAAAGAGATCGCATTTGTGCTGGGCATTTCGGTGACCACCGTAAACGATCATCTGAAAAATATTTATCAAAAAATGGGTGTCCGAACGAAATCGGAACTCATTGCCAAAGTGCTGAAACGCTAA
- the rseP gene encoding RIP metalloprotease RseP has protein sequence MMLLAIDWASIGIKTAQFILSFSILVVLHELGHYLPAKWFKCRVEKFYLFFDPWFSLWKKKKGETEYGLGWIPFGGYVKIAGMIDESMDKEQLKKPAEPWEFRSKPAWQRLIIMVGGVFVNVVLAIAIFIGIMWVWGEEYLPMKNVQYGVYADSLARKIGIQDGDMIIAMDGKPVENFGTLEAEMILKDAKTLIISRNGENKTINVPDGFLKALNKNKLMGFVGVRYPTIIDSVAKTAVFTKDKLQKGDTLIALNAKPVHFYHEFLQAKKPYADSIIALTVIRGTDTVEVRSLVNKKGSVGFFAKSPLEMFGTVTKTYTFTESIPAGFKRCFETLDRYVTGIKQIFTGKVSANDSLGSVISIGNTFPGVWDWERFWTLTAIFSIILAFMNILPIPALDGGHALFTIIEMITGRKPSDKFMEYAQMVGMVLLLGLMAYALGLDFWRLLK, from the coding sequence ATGATGTTATTAGCAATTGACTGGGCCAGTATTGGTATCAAAACAGCACAATTCATTTTGTCTTTTTCTATTCTCGTGGTACTGCATGAGCTGGGCCACTACCTGCCGGCGAAATGGTTCAAGTGCCGCGTAGAAAAATTTTATCTTTTTTTCGATCCATGGTTCAGCCTTTGGAAAAAGAAAAAAGGTGAAACAGAATATGGCCTGGGATGGATTCCATTCGGTGGCTATGTGAAGATTGCCGGTATGATTGATGAAAGCATGGACAAAGAGCAGCTGAAAAAACCTGCTGAGCCATGGGAATTCAGAAGTAAGCCGGCTTGGCAAAGACTCATCATCATGGTTGGTGGTGTGTTTGTGAATGTTGTGCTCGCTATTGCCATTTTTATTGGTATCATGTGGGTGTGGGGTGAGGAATACCTGCCGATGAAAAATGTACAGTATGGCGTGTATGCAGATTCACTGGCTAGAAAAATTGGTATTCAGGATGGCGATATGATCATTGCTATGGATGGAAAGCCTGTTGAAAATTTTGGTACACTGGAAGCTGAAATGATTCTGAAGGATGCCAAAACCCTAATAATTTCCCGCAATGGTGAAAACAAGACCATTAATGTTCCTGATGGATTTCTGAAAGCCCTGAACAAGAACAAATTGATGGGCTTTGTTGGTGTGCGTTATCCAACCATCATTGATTCAGTTGCGAAAACAGCTGTCTTTACAAAAGATAAATTACAAAAAGGGGATACCCTGATTGCCTTGAATGCAAAACCTGTACACTTTTATCATGAATTTCTACAGGCCAAGAAACCCTATGCAGATTCCATCATTGCTTTAACCGTGATACGTGGAACGGATACAGTGGAAGTTAGAAGTCTGGTTAACAAAAAAGGTTCTGTTGGTTTCTTTGCCAAGAGTCCTTTGGAAATGTTTGGTACAGTTACCAAGACCTACACATTTACAGAATCGATTCCTGCAGGTTTCAAGCGTTGCTTTGAAACATTAGATCGATATGTAACGGGTATCAAGCAAATTTTCACAGGTAAAGTAAGTGCAAATGATTCACTGGGTAGTGTGATCAGTATCGGCAATACATTTCCTGGAGTATGGGATTGGGAAAGATTCTGGACATTAACGGCTATCTTCTCCATCATACTCGCCTTCATGAATATTTTGCCTATTCCTGCATTGGATGGGGGACATGCGCTCTTCACCATCATTGAAATGATCACAGGTAGAAAGCCTAGTGATAAGTTTATGGAATATGCACAGATGGTAGGTATGGTCTTATTGTTAGGCCTCATGGCGTATGCACTAGGATTGGATTTCTGGCGCTTATTGAAATAG
- a CDS encoding 1-deoxy-D-xylulose-5-phosphate reductoisomerase: protein MTHKRIAIFGSTGSIGTQALDVIAANPDLFSAAILTAQSNDELLIKQALQFKPDTVVIGDEKKYQNVKDALASTNIKVMAGEKALEEAAAMDNYDMMLAAIVGYAGLKPTLQAVQKGKAIGLANKETLVVAGDIVMETALKNKVPVIPVDSEHSAIFQCLVGEGRNKIEKVILTASGGPFLGRKPNFLVNVKRDHALQHPNWSMGAKITIDSATLMNKGLEMIEAKWLFNLQPEQIQVMIHPQSIIHSMVQFEDGSIKAQMGLPDMKLPIQYAMAFPQRIANNFPRYDFKKPNTLTFEEPDIKTFRNLALAMDALNRGGNMPCVLNAANEIAVYAFLRNRIGFLDMTEVVEQTMQKIPFIEKPTLEAYFESDGEARSFAASLIHM, encoded by the coding sequence ATGACGCATAAACGTATTGCCATATTTGGCTCAACAGGTTCCATCGGCACACAGGCCCTGGATGTGATTGCTGCCAATCCCGATCTTTTCTCCGCCGCTATCTTAACCGCACAGAGCAATGATGAATTGCTAATCAAGCAGGCTTTGCAATTCAAGCCTGATACTGTTGTGATTGGTGATGAGAAAAAATACCAGAACGTAAAAGACGCTCTGGCATCTACCAATATTAAAGTAATGGCTGGTGAGAAGGCTTTGGAAGAAGCTGCAGCCATGGACAATTATGATATGATGCTGGCTGCCATTGTTGGTTATGCCGGATTAAAACCTACCCTGCAGGCTGTGCAGAAGGGCAAAGCCATCGGTCTTGCCAATAAAGAAACACTAGTAGTAGCAGGTGATATTGTGATGGAAACCGCACTGAAAAATAAGGTACCGGTTATACCTGTAGACAGTGAGCACTCAGCCATCTTCCAGTGTCTGGTAGGTGAGGGTAGAAATAAAATTGAAAAAGTAATCCTCACAGCTAGTGGCGGTCCTTTCTTAGGTAGGAAACCAAATTTTTTGGTGAATGTAAAACGTGATCACGCATTGCAGCATCCAAACTGGAGTATGGGTGCAAAGATCACAATCGATTCCGCTACGCTGATGAATAAAGGTCTGGAGATGATTGAAGCCAAATGGCTTTTTAACCTACAGCCCGAGCAGATTCAGGTGATGATTCACCCACAGAGTATCATTCACAGTATGGTACAGTTTGAAGATGGCAGTATCAAAGCACAGATGGGTTTGCCTGATATGAAATTGCCCATTCAATATGCCATGGCATTTCCTCAGCGTATTGCAAACAATTTTCCCCGCTACGATTTCAAGAAGCCCAATACACTCACTTTTGAAGAGCCTGATATTAAAACCTTCCGCAACCTTGCATTAGCAATGGATGCATTAAACAGAGGTGGCAACATGCCCTGTGTGTTGAATGCAGCTAATGAAATTGCCGTGTATGCATTTCTCCGTAATCGTATCGGTTTCTTAGACATGACAGAAGTGGTTGAACAAACCATGCAAAAAATTCCTTTTATAGAAAAGCCTACGCTGGAAGCTTATTTTGAAAGCGATGGCGAAGCCAGAAGTTTTGCGGCTTCACTTATTCATATGTAA
- a CDS encoding GH3 auxin-responsive promoter family protein yields the protein MNLKSLLARPFAGYIYNKIKKGMDTAVEDQESILKHLIKVGKSTSFGKDHGFSSISSYADFVRQVPIRDYEQFKSYIELVKEGRHNILWRGKPIYFAKTSGTTSGVKYIPITKDSIGNHINTARNALLCYMAQTGNYDFASGRMIFLSGSPELERVGGIPTGRLSGIVNHHVPAYLRANQLPSYETNCVEDWETKLDKIVAETADKNMTLISGIPPWMQMYFDRLQEKTGKKVGELFPNFNVMVQGGVNFEPYKAKLFESIGRKPDVIELFPASEGFFAFQDSQTEPGLLLNTNSGIFFEFVPAGEIFNENPTRLQLKDVELGVNYALIISSNAGLWAYNIGDTVKFVSTKPYRLIVSGRIKHFISAFGEHVIGEEVEAAMLKACAATGATVTEFTVAPKISQTKGQSYHEWFIEFEQQPTEMEHFRTILDQALREKNVYYDDLISGNILDVLHISPIRKHGFIDYMKSIGKLGGQNKVPRLSNDRNIADALQSFIQ from the coding sequence ATGAACCTGAAATCCCTGCTGGCAAGGCCGTTTGCGGGATACATATATAATAAGATTAAGAAGGGTATGGATACCGCGGTAGAAGACCAGGAATCCATCCTCAAGCATCTCATAAAGGTCGGGAAATCAACCAGTTTTGGAAAGGATCATGGCTTTTCAAGCATCAGTTCTTATGCTGATTTTGTGAGGCAAGTGCCCATCCGCGACTATGAGCAGTTCAAATCCTATATCGAGCTGGTCAAGGAAGGGCGCCACAATATCCTCTGGCGTGGTAAACCTATTTATTTTGCCAAAACAAGTGGTACCACCAGTGGGGTAAAATATATTCCCATCACCAAGGATTCTATTGGTAATCATATCAATACAGCGAGAAATGCGCTCTTGTGCTATATGGCGCAAACCGGTAATTATGATTTCGCCAGTGGGCGGATGATCTTCCTAAGCGGTTCACCCGAGCTGGAAAGAGTGGGCGGTATCCCAACAGGCCGCTTAAGCGGTATCGTTAACCACCATGTGCCAGCCTACTTGCGCGCCAACCAGTTACCTAGTTATGAAACCAATTGTGTGGAAGACTGGGAGACCAAGCTCGATAAAATTGTTGCCGAAACTGCCGATAAGAACATGACCCTGATCAGTGGTATTCCACCCTGGATGCAGATGTATTTCGATCGATTACAGGAAAAGACTGGCAAGAAAGTAGGAGAGCTCTTCCCCAATTTCAATGTCATGGTACAGGGTGGGGTCAATTTCGAGCCCTATAAAGCCAAGTTATTTGAGAGTATTGGTCGCAAACCGGATGTAATTGAGTTATTCCCCGCCAGTGAAGGCTTTTTCGCTTTTCAAGACAGCCAAACAGAGCCTGGCTTATTGCTCAATACCAATTCAGGTATCTTCTTTGAATTTGTTCCGGCCGGAGAAATTTTCAATGAAAACCCCACACGTCTGCAATTGAAAGATGTGGAGCTAGGCGTAAACTATGCACTCATCATTAGCAGCAATGCAGGATTATGGGCCTATAATATTGGTGATACGGTGAAGTTTGTAAGCACCAAACCCTATCGGTTGATCGTCAGTGGCCGTATCAAGCACTTTATCTCAGCTTTTGGTGAACACGTGATCGGAGAGGAAGTGGAGGCGGCCATGCTCAAAGCATGTGCGGCAACCGGTGCAACCGTAACTGAGTTTACAGTAGCACCTAAAATTTCTCAGACCAAGGGCCAGAGTTACCATGAATGGTTTATTGAGTTTGAACAGCAGCCCACTGAAATGGAGCATTTCAGAACTATACTGGATCAGGCATTACGCGAAAAGAATGTGTACTATGACGACCTGATCTCCGGAAATATCCTGGATGTTTTGCATATTAGTCCGATTCGTAAACATGGATTTATTGATTATATGAAGAGCATTGGTAAGTTGGGTGGACAAAACAAAGTACCCCGCCTGAGTAACGATAGAAACATTGCCGATGCACTTCAGTCATTTATACAATAG
- the rplU gene encoding 50S ribosomal protein L21, which yields MLAVVKIAGQQFKVQEGQSLYVPHLQGKTGDKVAFSEVLLVDNNGTVSVGSAAKATVTAEIVNDLVQGDKVIAFKMKRRKGFRKKRGHRTHYTQIKIQSIA from the coding sequence ATGTTAGCAGTTGTAAAAATCGCAGGTCAGCAATTCAAGGTACAGGAAGGTCAAAGCCTGTATGTTCCTCACCTGCAGGGCAAAACCGGTGACAAAGTAGCATTCAGTGAAGTGCTGCTGGTAGATAATAACGGTACCGTTTCTGTAGGCAGTGCTGCTAAGGCAACTGTTACAGCAGAGATCGTAAATGATCTGGTACAGGGTGATAAAGTGATCGCCTTTAAGATGAAAAGAAGAAAGGGCTTCCGCAAGAAGCGTGGTCACAGAACCCATTATACTCAAATCAAGATTCAAAGCATTGCCTAA